One part of the Rutidosis leptorrhynchoides isolate AG116_Rl617_1_P2 chromosome 1, CSIRO_AGI_Rlap_v1, whole genome shotgun sequence genome encodes these proteins:
- the LOC139848751 gene encoding putative F-box protein At3g16210 has protein sequence MFDYVPIEILIEIIKKLPIKPLIQFRTVSKSWNSLIDSSEFIANYHLNNDQLQHRVLVRYADSLTYNHYPNDEDVKYVSVVDDDSFPQHKFPIIVPSCARQQLGKNPSIMGSSQGVLCLCVNFDDLHYWNINMSDREKTFVLWNPCIQKSSVSIVVPGHDDWRTFRSVIGFGVCPRTSVPKLVKITFISCLQYIENHTTQVEIYSLSSGSWRSFSMNVPSKSIELERNHVCVDKCIYWYAFDRSVTGETYRKKNLILAFDLTTEEFTEIDLCDGLKEEYVDKGYGCCGYLSLSKLGTSLVVLQPKDGSYIEHFVWRMNHDGVPNTFTKLFVIKTPCESQIRHVHDFRKTGKPIITAGMTIDKEYIQNTVVYEPESGEISDIGLTSPGYLCFAKSYIETLILLDQRGGE, from the coding sequence ATGTTTGACTACGTACCTATCGAAATTTTAATCGAAATCATCAAAAAGCTTCCTATCAAACCATTGATTCAATTCAGAACAGTTTCAAAATCGTGGAACTCACTAATCGATAGCTCGGAGTTCATCGCTAATTACCACTTGAACAACGATCAGCTGCAGCATCGTGTTCTTGTAAGGTACGCTGATTCATTAACTTATAACCATTATCCAAACGATGAAGATGTTAAATATGTTTCAGTTGTTGATGATGATAGTTTTCCCCAACACAAGTTTCCCATAATTGTTCCATCTTGTGCTAGACAACAACTTGGTAAGAATCCAAGTATAATGGGTAGCTCTCAAGGTGTGCTCTGTTTGTGCGTCAACTTCGATGATTTACATTACTGGAATATCAATATGTCTGATAGAGAGAAAACATTTGTTCTATGGAATCCTTGTATTCAAAAATCATCGGTTTCTATCGTTGTCCCTGGTCATGATGACTGGAGAACGTTCAGAAGCGTTATTGGTTTTGGTGTTTGTCCTCGTACTAGTGTCCCTAAACTTGTCAAAATTACTTTTATTTCATGTTTGCAATATATTGAAAATCACACCACACAAGTTGAAATTTATAGTTTAAGTTCAGGGTCTTGGAGGAGTTTCTCTATGAATGTGCCCAGTAAATCGATTGAATTGGAACGGAATCATGTATGTGTAGATAAGTGTATTTATTGGTATGCCTTTGATAGGAGTGTTACGGGTGAAACCTACCGAAAGAAGAACTTAATACTCGCATTTGATTTGACAACTGAAGAATTTACAGAAATAGACCTTTGTGACGGTTTAAAAGAAGAATATGTGGATAAAGGATACGGTTGTTGCGGCTACTTGAGTTTATCTAAGTTAGGGACATCTCTTGTTGTGCTTCAACCCAAAGATGGAAGTTATATAGAACATTTTGTATGGAGGATGAATCATGATGGGGTTCCAAACACGTTTACAAAGCTATTCGTTATTAAAACACCTTGTGAATCACAAATAAGACACGTACATGACTTTAGGAAAACCGGTAAACCTATTATTACAGCTGGAATGACCATTGATAAAGAATATATACAAAATACAGTTGTTTATGAGCCCGAGTCGGGAGAAATCAGTGATATTGGGCTTACTAGTCCTGGGTATTTATGCTTCGCGAAATCATACATTGAAACACTAATTTTGCTTGATCAACGAGGTGGAGAATAA